From Desulfatiglans anilini DSM 4660, one genomic window encodes:
- the hisB gene encoding imidazoleglycerol-phosphate dehydratase HisB has translation MGRTAEVYRKTKETDITLKLDLDGHGQSRIATPVPFMDHMLTLFAAHGFMDLQLTADGDTQIDDHHTVEDMGICLGLAVRQALQDKLGIRRYGAASVPMDETLVRVVLDISGRPFLAYRVAFPDAFSGRFDFGLLEEFFRAVVLHAGITLHIDLLAGKNAHHIAEAVFKAFGQAMDRATIIDPRREGAVPSTKGAI, from the coding sequence ATGGGCCGAACTGCTGAAGTATATCGAAAGACCAAGGAAACCGATATCACCTTGAAGCTCGACCTGGATGGTCATGGGCAGAGCCGGATCGCCACGCCTGTGCCGTTCATGGATCACATGTTGACCCTTTTCGCTGCGCACGGATTCATGGACCTCCAACTGACCGCCGATGGGGATACCCAGATCGACGATCATCATACCGTGGAGGACATGGGCATCTGTCTTGGACTCGCGGTACGGCAGGCCCTCCAAGACAAACTCGGCATCCGGCGCTACGGCGCTGCGTCCGTCCCCATGGACGAGACACTGGTCCGCGTCGTTCTCGATATCTCCGGCCGTCCTTTTCTGGCCTATCGTGTGGCGTTCCCGGATGCTTTTTCAGGCCGGTTCGATTTCGGGCTTCTCGAGGAATTTTTCCGGGCGGTTGTTCTTCATGCCGGGATCACGCTGCATATCGACCTCCTTGCAGGAAAGAATGCCCACCACATCGCCGAAGCGGTTTTCAAGGCTTTCGGCCAGGCGATGGACCGGGCTACGATAATCGACCCACGAAGGGAAGGTGCTGTCCCGTCTACGAAGGGAGCCATTTGA
- a CDS encoding restriction system-associated AAA family ATPase → MKLLRLKITDPKGFRSLQAGFEYQFRSEWDLQEEQGFAPFVCAGPNGSGKSNLLEALAAIFYHLECIYLENLPDSFPFEEEANPGGFRSETATPDGFEIEYLIRPLDALKTKGHEGQAHVRIAKQPGEAPRWFLLNHAEQEGALELTIGQTLARQLLPDYILGYSSGENEILSLPFFKMRFVQFDRYGQALKQQLPYPGRPESRLVYLDSGFSQAILLCNLLFQHADALTPFRDDVKIKELKEFRIIIRRSIEVEEGQIPAFGSQDESKRESIEEIIRNHPALSAIEDESQTKRYRVNLVQLLDGGDTSDKVIPRLMRCATCWYLDEASDTLYLDYRVNDATRQAFRENFDFEVNGSPITLFQAFQVLLTLNLFSVSDSLKADLYQSDSHYVSETVPTLASDERIMRFKFVKFRKTDEAEPVMLKNLSDGELQLLHSLGLCLLFKNTQSLFLLEEPETHFNPDWRDYFVTGLETQMVEVRERSEQVIRRDVLVKQHGLNERQGKALGYLLQHGQLTIQDFEALCPTVNRRSLQRDLKGMLDKNLITAEGATNQLVYRFPG, encoded by the coding sequence ATGAAACTCCTGCGCCTCAAAATCACCGATCCGAAGGGCTTTCGCAGCCTGCAAGCGGGGTTTGAGTACCAGTTCCGCAGCGAGTGGGATTTGCAGGAGGAGCAGGGCTTTGCCCCCTTCGTCTGCGCCGGACCCAATGGTAGCGGCAAGTCGAACCTGCTGGAGGCGCTGGCGGCGATCTTCTACCACCTGGAGTGCATCTATCTGGAGAACCTGCCGGACAGTTTCCCGTTCGAGGAAGAGGCCAACCCCGGCGGCTTTCGCAGTGAAACAGCGACCCCGGATGGTTTCGAAATCGAATACCTGATCCGCCCGCTGGATGCCTTGAAGACCAAGGGCCACGAAGGCCAGGCCCATGTGCGCATCGCAAAGCAGCCCGGCGAAGCGCCCCGGTGGTTCCTGCTAAATCATGCGGAGCAGGAAGGCGCGTTGGAGCTGACCATCGGCCAGACCCTGGCCCGCCAACTGCTGCCGGATTACATCCTCGGCTACTCCTCCGGAGAGAACGAAATCCTCAGCCTGCCGTTTTTCAAGATGCGCTTTGTCCAGTTCGATAGATACGGGCAGGCGCTGAAGCAGCAGTTACCCTATCCCGGCCGCCCGGAATCGCGGCTGGTCTACCTCGACAGCGGTTTCAGCCAGGCGATCCTGCTTTGCAATCTGCTGTTTCAGCATGCCGATGCGCTCACGCCCTTCCGCGACGATGTGAAAATCAAGGAACTCAAGGAGTTCCGCATCATCATCCGGCGCAGCATCGAGGTGGAGGAAGGCCAGATCCCGGCCTTCGGCAGTCAGGATGAGAGCAAGCGAGAGTCCATCGAAGAGATCATCAGAAACCACCCGGCCCTGAGCGCCATCGAAGACGAGAGCCAGACTAAGCGGTATCGCGTCAATCTGGTGCAGCTGCTCGATGGCGGCGACACCAGCGACAAGGTCATCCCGCGCCTGATGCGCTGCGCCACCTGCTGGTATCTCGACGAGGCCAGCGACACCCTCTATCTCGATTACCGGGTCAACGACGCCACCCGGCAGGCCTTCCGCGAGAACTTCGACTTCGAGGTCAACGGCTCGCCCATTACTTTGTTCCAGGCCTTTCAGGTGCTGCTGACGTTGAATCTCTTTTCCGTAAGCGATTCATTGAAGGCCGATCTCTACCAGTCCGACAGCCACTATGTGAGCGAGACGGTGCCGACCCTGGCCTCGGACGAGCGCATCATGCGCTTCAAGTTCGTCAAGTTCCGCAAGACCGACGAGGCCGAGCCGGTGATGCTCAAGAACCTCTCCGACGGCGAACTCCAGCTGCTGCACAGCCTGGGCCTCTGCCTACTGTTCAAGAACACCCAGAGCCTGTTTCTGCTCGAAGAGCCGGAGACCCATTTCAACCCCGACTGGCGCGACTATTTCGTCACCGGCCTGGAAACCCAGATGGTCGAGGTGCGCGAACGTAGCGAACAGGTCATCCGCCGCGACGTACTGGTGAAACAACACGGCCTGAACGAGCGCCAGGGGAAGGCGCTGGGCTACCTCCTCCAGCATGGCCAGCTGACCATCCAGGATTTTGAAGCGCTCTGCCCGACTGTCAACCGCCGCAGCCTGCAGCGGGACCTGAAGGGGATGCTGGACAAGAATCTGATCACCGCCGAGGGGGCGACCAATCAACTTGTCTATCGATTTCCTGGGTGA